Proteins from a genomic interval of Candidatus Fokinia cryptica:
- the dnaE gene encoding DNA polymerase III subunit alpha yields MFENFYVPLRIFSSYSIGESNIRMEDVVEFCIKHKLPAFCVTDRNDLFGMLEYSLLAKKNGLQYIPGLTLKVSLSKLILNIAEVEIVLIATNEKGVKNLTILSSLLYMDIGKANESDAIALAVIDDKVPRNLTLQQISEYSEGLIVLWGTSDKSFLDNLNGISEVFETIISDVIAQLKLSLNKADVYIEISRSEGNIHHSIENAFVAFGALNNIPVVASCIATHISPSDAESCDVIMCISNGTYVATKDRKIVQQGEFLRTYTEFKSLFTDLPDAVENTILLAQKCSFMPQPSSPRLPAFASRECEDLILHEKTLEGLNKKIDEMEEEVKSLYYKRLQHELEMIRNMGFSGYFLVVSDFIEWSRDNGIAVGPGRGSAVGSIVAWALNITALDPIKFNLLFERFLNPARISMPDIDVDFCQLGRDKVIEYVKKKYGSDKVAHIITFGKLQPRAVLRDVGRVLQIPYRVVDKICKMIPNNPAHPIDLATAVEIDKSLQEMKKTDDDVRKLIEIGLKLEGLHRHVSMHSAGVVISDTTLLGNVPLCKTQDSDLILVQYSMKYTELAGLVKFDFLGLKTLTVIAQTCTIIKQNRGIQIDVDNLSLTDTKTFEMLAKGLTVGVFQFEGVGMKEAIKGLKPDSIDDLIALSSLYRPGPMANIPSYNRRKHGLEEVEYIHPKIADILKDTYGIIIYQEQVIEIARVIANYSLGEADLLRRAMGKKDKNEMAKHKSIFIENAVKNGLDEKNATEIFDTVNKFASYGFNKSHAAAYSIISYQTAYLKAHYPIEFLCILMNLDIMQTNKLALYCNEARLLKIQIKPPSINFSYPEFRVENGEIRYSLEAIKGVSSQLVKEICIERERNGLFTSILDFMDRIKNKELNKRNMEQMIKAGVFVELYPNIKELLCNIESFMKENECQSEIAAANLKQNSLFKKVPHKKKTIEDLESFVKVSQPTDNECATFEYHALGFYLLRNPLQIWRKDLQQSFVNQISEIEEIICRIENGDKREVTTKVAGVITSLKIRSSSGKKGGKFAFMQLCDETGFLDVSIFDDEILLMQKDLLVEGEVVVCNVEMRKDNFGVRITVESVEKINAYDNPKSYIFLITDVHKMKVLSSFLGDNQKNSGVYVRVATYNDENNAIVIWKSKIKYELQAEILEKLRDAEIVYIEHDDEVKLHQYFFKRN; encoded by the coding sequence ATGTTTGAAAATTTTTATGTTCCTCTTCGAATATTTTCATCTTACTCAATTGGTGAGAGCAATATAAGGATGGAGGATGTAGTAGAATTTTGCATAAAACATAAACTTCCAGCTTTTTGTGTGACGGATAGAAATGATTTGTTTGGAATGCTAGAATACTCATTATTGGCGAAAAAGAATGGTCTTCAATATATTCCAGGTCTTACGTTAAAGGTTTCACTAAGTAAGTTAATACTTAATATTGCAGAGGTAGAAATTGTCCTTATTGCAACTAATGAAAAAGGAGTGAAGAATCTCACGATTTTATCGAGTCTTCTATATATGGATATAGGAAAAGCCAATGAATCGGATGCAATAGCTTTAGCAGTGATAGATGATAAAGTGCCACGTAATTTAACTTTACAGCAGATTAGTGAATATTCTGAAGGCTTAATCGTACTTTGGGGGACGTCTGATAAGAGTTTTTTGGATAATTTAAATGGAATAAGTGAAGTTTTTGAAACGATCATTAGTGATGTTATTGCACAACTAAAACTCTCTTTGAATAAAGCTGATGTTTATATAGAAATCTCGAGATCTGAAGGGAATATACATCATTCAATAGAAAATGCTTTTGTTGCATTTGGTGCTCTTAATAATATACCAGTAGTTGCAAGTTGTATTGCAACTCATATAAGTCCTTCTGATGCGGAGTCGTGTGATGTAATAATGTGCATTAGTAATGGAACTTATGTTGCTACAAAAGATAGGAAAATAGTACAGCAGGGGGAATTTCTTAGAACATATACTGAATTCAAAAGTCTTTTTACTGACTTACCTGATGCAGTTGAAAATACTATATTGCTAGCTCAAAAATGTTCGTTCATGCCACAGCCATCTTCTCCAAGATTGCCAGCTTTTGCTTCACGAGAATGTGAAGATCTTATACTACATGAAAAAACTCTGGAGGGTTTAAATAAGAAAATTGACGAAATGGAAGAAGAGGTAAAATCTCTGTATTATAAAAGACTTCAGCATGAGTTGGAAATGATTCGTAATATGGGGTTTTCAGGATATTTTCTTGTGGTATCGGATTTTATTGAATGGAGTAGAGATAATGGTATTGCGGTAGGGCCAGGTCGTGGTTCGGCGGTAGGTTCAATTGTAGCTTGGGCACTGAATATTACAGCATTGGATCCTATAAAATTTAATTTACTTTTTGAAAGATTTCTAAATCCTGCTCGTATAAGTATGCCAGATATTGATGTAGACTTTTGTCAATTAGGGCGAGACAAAGTAATAGAATACGTTAAAAAGAAGTATGGCTCTGACAAAGTCGCTCATATTATCACGTTTGGTAAGTTACAACCAAGAGCTGTTCTACGAGATGTAGGGCGTGTTTTGCAGATACCTTATCGTGTCGTGGATAAAATATGTAAAATGATCCCTAATAATCCTGCTCATCCTATTGATCTAGCTACCGCAGTTGAGATAGATAAAAGTCTTCAAGAAATGAAAAAAACTGACGATGATGTAAGAAAGTTAATAGAGATTGGATTGAAACTTGAAGGGTTGCACAGACATGTATCTATGCATAGTGCTGGCGTAGTGATATCTGACACTACTTTACTTGGTAATGTACCGTTATGTAAGACTCAAGATTCTGATTTGATATTAGTACAATACAGTATGAAATATACGGAGTTAGCAGGTTTAGTAAAGTTTGATTTTTTAGGTTTAAAAACGCTAACAGTGATTGCTCAAACATGTACTATTATAAAGCAAAATAGAGGTATTCAAATAGACGTTGATAATTTATCTCTTACTGATACTAAAACATTTGAAATGCTTGCTAAAGGTTTAACAGTAGGTGTATTCCAGTTTGAAGGAGTTGGTATGAAAGAAGCGATAAAAGGATTAAAGCCCGATAGTATAGATGATCTAATTGCTTTGAGTTCTTTGTATAGACCTGGTCCAATGGCTAATATTCCATCATATAACAGAAGAAAACATGGATTAGAAGAAGTAGAATATATACATCCTAAAATTGCTGATATCTTAAAAGATACATATGGAATCATAATATATCAGGAGCAAGTAATAGAGATAGCACGGGTAATTGCGAATTATTCTTTGGGTGAAGCTGATTTACTGAGAAGAGCAATGGGTAAGAAAGATAAAAATGAAATGGCTAAACATAAAAGTATCTTTATCGAAAATGCTGTTAAAAATGGATTAGATGAAAAGAATGCGACGGAGATTTTTGATACCGTAAATAAATTTGCAAGTTATGGTTTTAATAAATCTCATGCTGCTGCATATTCTATTATTTCTTATCAAACTGCTTATCTTAAAGCACATTATCCAATTGAATTTCTATGCATATTGATGAATTTAGATATTATGCAAACTAATAAGTTAGCACTTTATTGTAATGAAGCTAGATTATTGAAGATTCAAATTAAACCACCATCTATTAACTTTTCTTATCCAGAATTTAGGGTAGAGAACGGTGAAATAAGATATAGTTTAGAAGCAATAAAGGGCGTGAGTAGTCAATTAGTGAAGGAGATATGTATTGAGAGAGAAAGGAACGGTCTTTTTACATCAATACTAGATTTTATGGATAGAATCAAAAATAAAGAGCTTAATAAAAGAAATATGGAGCAAATGATAAAAGCTGGTGTGTTTGTTGAATTATATCCGAATATTAAAGAATTATTGTGTAATATAGAGAGTTTTATGAAAGAAAATGAGTGTCAATCAGAAATTGCAGCCGCTAATTTGAAGCAAAATAGTTTATTTAAAAAAGTTCCGCATAAAAAAAAGACAATCGAAGATTTAGAAAGTTTTGTAAAAGTGTCTCAACCTACTGATAATGAATGTGCGACGTTCGAGTATCATGCGTTAGGATTTTACTTATTGCGGAATCCACTTCAGATATGGAGAAAGGATTTGCAACAATCTTTCGTAAATCAGATATCCGAGATAGAGGAGATAATATGTAGAATAGAAAATGGTGATAAAAGAGAAGTTACTACAAAAGTAGCAGGTGTAATTACGTCGCTAAAGATACGATCATCTAGTGGAAAGAAAGGGGGAAAATTTGCATTTATGCAATTATGTGATGAAACGGGATTTCTTGATGTATCTATTTTTGATGATGAGATTTTATTGATGCAGAAAGATCTGTTAGTTGAAGGGGAGGTAGTTGTTTGTAATGTGGAAATGAGGAAAGATAACTTTGGTGTGAGAATTACAGTAGAATCTGTAGAGAAAATAAATGCTTATGATAATCCAAAAAGTTATATTTTTCTTATCACTGATGTTCATAAGATGAAGGTGTTATCATCTTTTCTAGGTGATAATCAGAAAAATAGTGGTGTATATGTAAGGGTTGCAACATATAATGATGAGAATAACGCAATTGTAATATGGAAATCAAAGATTAAGTATGAGCTACAAGCTGAAATTTTAGAAAAATTAAGAGATGCTGAGATAGTCTACATTGAACATGATGATGAAGTTAAGTTGCATCAATACTTCTTTAAACGGAATTAG
- the pyrH gene encoding UMP kinase, which yields MYFLLYQNNAVPYKRIMLKLSGEALRGQDANTIWDFASILRICQDLQRIHVKGIGICIVVGGGNICRGTTLSKIGIERVRSDQMGMLATVMNSIAIQSVFDSLNIESRLQSALSISQCAEPYVIRRGLRHLEKRRVLIFSGGTGNPFFTTDTGAVLRALEMKCDVMIKGTGVDGIYCSDPRKNPDAILYKELSYDKAIEEKLGIADSTAMTMARDGGLPLLVCNIHKPKILSEIVFDLSKEYSIVKC from the coding sequence GTGTATTTTCTTCTCTATCAAAATAATGCCGTGCCATATAAGAGGATTATGCTAAAGTTATCTGGAGAAGCATTAAGAGGTCAAGATGCAAATACCATTTGGGATTTTGCGTCAATTTTAAGAATATGCCAAGATCTTCAACGAATACATGTTAAAGGTATTGGTATTTGTATTGTTGTAGGTGGTGGTAATATATGTAGAGGCACAACTCTTTCTAAAATAGGTATAGAAAGGGTTCGAAGTGATCAAATGGGGATGCTTGCCACTGTAATGAATTCAATAGCAATACAATCCGTTTTTGATTCATTGAATATTGAAAGTAGATTGCAATCTGCTCTTTCTATTTCGCAATGTGCTGAGCCGTATGTTATTAGAAGAGGATTACGACATCTTGAAAAAAGAAGAGTGCTAATTTTTTCAGGTGGAACCGGAAATCCATTCTTTACTACAGACACCGGAGCGGTGTTAAGAGCTTTGGAGATGAAATGTGATGTAATGATAAAAGGTACGGGCGTAGATGGGATATATTGCTCTGATCCTCGAAAAAATCCTGATGCTATACTATATAAAGAGCTCAGTTACGATAAAGCGATAGAAGAAAAATTAGGAATTGCAGACTCTACAGCTATGACCATGGCAAGAGATGGCGGATTACCCTTATTGGTATGTAATATTCATAAGCCTAAAATATTGAGCGAAATTGTGTTTGATTTATCTAAAGAGTATTCAATAGTGAAGTGCTGA
- a CDS encoding ATP-binding cassette domain-containing protein has translation MKEGCNPIPVKITKLSKRFNNIKVLDDINLEIHDKEILGLAGSSGSGKSTLLRCIQGLEKWDEGIIVKNGTSGFVFQDFQLFPHKTVLENLIYAPIINGKKKESCIMKANTLLKALGIAQKADSLPKILSGGQKQRVALARTLMLDPSILLCDEPTSGLDIESITDVITVLRQVYDNTGVCMILASHDQHFLSQITTRTVVLKHGIV, from the coding sequence ATGAAAGAAGGATGTAATCCTATACCAGTGAAAATCACTAAACTTTCTAAAAGATTCAACAATATCAAGGTATTAGACGATATTAACTTAGAGATACATGATAAGGAAATTTTAGGATTAGCTGGCTCATCCGGTAGCGGAAAATCAACATTATTAAGATGTATTCAAGGATTAGAAAAATGGGACGAAGGAATAATTGTCAAAAATGGTACAAGCGGATTTGTCTTTCAGGATTTTCAACTATTTCCTCATAAAACTGTACTGGAAAATCTTATATATGCACCGATAATAAATGGAAAAAAGAAAGAAAGTTGTATTATGAAAGCTAATACGCTATTAAAAGCACTTGGTATTGCTCAAAAAGCTGATAGTTTACCGAAAATTCTTTCCGGAGGACAGAAACAAAGGGTAGCATTAGCACGCACTCTAATGCTTGATCCTAGCATTTTATTATGCGACGAACCTACATCCGGTTTAGATATAGAGAGTATCACTGATGTGATAACCGTGCTAAGACAGGTATACGATAATACAGGCGTATGCATGATACTAGCCTCTCACGATCAGCATTTTTTATCACAAATTACTACTAGAACAGTAGTACTGAAGCATGGAATAGTATAA
- the rsmH gene encoding 16S rRNA (cytosine(1402)-N(4))-methyltransferase RsmH gives MHCYTPHIPVLIKEVLNYMIHTNTSISNIEDCVFCDATFGAGGHTSALIKELSSYKKKGLFLCSDRDEHSIEFFERLHKDTSHSHKMKFFNVKFNNLNEILNTTNLYINGMMVDLGFSSMQIDSPDRGFSIQNDGPLLMTMGLNDKNASDILNSLSTNELEKILRIYGEEPRAKEIAHSIFRYKQRKKLSTTYELKSIVHEVYNYKGKYSKIDPATLTFQALRIHINQELYQLMHIILTAASHIAINGRFIVITFHGLEDIVVKAIFRSIVREQHLPLENKIISNLNKNIFLLDAISNQKELENEIIRSTKQYNNSINHKSFYMLNSGNVIKATHKEIKTNRRARSAKIRILERIS, from the coding sequence ATGCACTGCTATACACCACATATACCAGTACTTATCAAAGAAGTACTAAATTATATGATACATACTAATACGAGCATTAGTAATATTGAAGATTGCGTATTTTGCGATGCAACCTTTGGAGCTGGAGGACATACCTCAGCTTTAATAAAAGAATTATCAAGCTATAAAAAAAAAGGATTATTCTTATGTTCTGACAGAGATGAGCATTCAATCGAATTTTTCGAAAGATTACACAAAGACACCTCTCATTCTCATAAAATGAAATTTTTTAATGTCAAATTCAATAATTTGAATGAAATACTTAACACTACCAACCTTTATATCAACGGAATGATGGTAGATCTTGGATTTTCATCTATGCAAATTGATAGCCCTGATCGTGGATTCTCAATCCAAAATGATGGACCGCTACTTATGACTATGGGATTAAATGATAAAAATGCAAGCGATATACTGAATTCTTTATCAACAAATGAATTAGAAAAAATACTTAGAATCTATGGGGAAGAGCCACGAGCAAAGGAAATTGCTCATTCAATATTTCGATATAAGCAAAGAAAAAAACTTTCTACAACATATGAGCTAAAAAGTATTGTACATGAAGTTTATAATTATAAAGGAAAATATAGCAAAATAGATCCAGCAACCTTAACTTTCCAAGCACTTAGAATACATATTAATCAAGAATTATATCAGTTAATGCATATAATACTTACCGCCGCTTCACATATAGCTATTAATGGACGATTCATAGTCATTACATTTCACGGCTTAGAAGATATAGTAGTAAAAGCTATTTTTAGGAGCATTGTTCGAGAGCAACATCTTCCATTAGAAAATAAAATAATAAGTAATCTGAATAAAAATATCTTTTTATTAGATGCAATCAGCAATCAAAAAGAACTCGAAAATGAAATAATACGCTCTACCAAGCAATACAATAACAGTATCAATCATAAATCTTTTTATATGCTAAATAGTGGAAATGTGATAAAAGCTACTCACAAAGAAATCAAAACAAATAGGAGAGCAAGATCTGCTAAAATACGCATCTTAGAGAGGATATCGTAG
- the recF gene encoding DNA replication/repair protein RecF (All proteins in this family for which functions are known are DNA-binding proteins that assist the filamentation of RecA onto DNA for the initiation of recombination or recombinational repair.) gives MLNRVELCNFRNHRLRKITSNSPCNIILGKNGSGKTSILESISLLCSGRNLRGATYIEMLFNSTIHFGHSQIENELEINPDTWQVKCSFESQNKNTLPNNIEIEYTKEQINKIITLNGKRIKNMSELKGLCSFIYLTPKNEMIFACNASERRSFFDRMVHGIFPSHASLLSQYNHHIKSRLQILKEPHDVLWLDAVENSLANLAAQITLSRMHFIKLMQYSYNMIFSNNSEADYLKMFFSELPLINLTLKSQILNECGNLSEHYHNSEYINSTIFSILDNVTKLIDKTLISHIQEKYKSARKEDALLKKSTFGSHKEDFTVFLSSNKFDVKYCSIGEQKLCTMVMLLTYANLVRNLDVENEQPSSNIIMLLDDVISRLDQKYQKALLDALYRLGIQIWITAPQLEILSSIKTTTPLLNIITL, from the coding sequence ATGCTGAATAGAGTGGAGCTTTGCAACTTCCGTAATCATAGACTACGTAAAATTACTAGCAACTCACCATGTAACATCATACTAGGTAAAAATGGTTCAGGGAAAACTTCTATTTTAGAATCGATATCTTTGCTGTGCTCTGGACGAAATTTACGCGGTGCAACATATATTGAAATGCTATTTAACTCTACTATCCATTTTGGACATTCACAAATTGAAAACGAACTTGAAATAAATCCTGACACTTGGCAAGTAAAGTGCTCTTTTGAATCTCAAAACAAAAACACGCTCCCTAATAATATTGAAATAGAATATACAAAAGAACAGATAAATAAAATAATCACATTAAATGGAAAAAGAATCAAAAATATGTCCGAATTAAAGGGACTATGCTCTTTTATCTACTTAACGCCCAAGAATGAGATGATATTTGCTTGCAATGCTTCCGAACGTAGATCGTTCTTTGATCGAATGGTACATGGTATCTTTCCATCACATGCATCATTGTTATCACAATATAACCACCATATAAAATCTAGATTACAAATTTTAAAAGAACCACATGATGTACTATGGCTCGATGCAGTTGAAAATTCATTAGCTAATTTAGCAGCACAAATCACCTTAAGTAGGATGCATTTCATAAAGCTAATGCAATATTCCTATAATATGATATTTAGTAACAATTCTGAAGCCGATTACCTTAAAATGTTCTTTTCAGAGCTTCCACTTATCAATCTCACACTAAAAAGCCAAATATTAAATGAGTGTGGAAATCTTTCTGAGCATTATCATAATTCCGAATATATAAATAGCACTATTTTTTCAATATTAGATAACGTAACAAAACTCATTGATAAAACACTGATATCTCACATTCAGGAAAAATATAAATCTGCAAGAAAAGAAGATGCATTATTAAAAAAGAGCACATTTGGCTCTCATAAAGAAGATTTTACAGTATTCTTAAGTAGCAACAAGTTTGATGTTAAATATTGCTCCATCGGAGAACAAAAACTATGTACAATGGTTATGCTACTCACATACGCAAATTTAGTACGCAACTTGGATGTGGAAAATGAACAGCCTTCCAGCAACATAATAATGTTATTGGATGATGTAATATCGAGGCTAGATCAAAAATACCAAAAAGCACTTCTCGATGCTTTATACAGATTAGGTATACAGATCTGGATCACGGCCCCTCAATTGGAAATTCTTAGTAGCATAAAAACAACCACTCCATTACTGAACATTATCACACTGTAA
- the nuoG gene encoding NADH-quinone oxidoreductase subunit NuoG encodes MSIKVYINDRLYEFGDAITIMQACEVVGIKIPKFCYHKRLSIAGNCRMCLVQIEDNQKLVASCVQVISDDMHIYTNTKLVNQARAGVLEFFLINHPLDCPICDKGGECDLQDQVFRYGKCSSRYKEEKRAVQHKDFGSFIETHMTRCIHCMRCVRFLDEVAGTGELVALGKGEDMRIDVHTVSNAICKGITSELSGNIIDLCPVGALNSAPYAYTARPWELTKIPSIDLSDAVCSNTVLHVRGHQVMRVLPRECDYINEEWLSDKARFNYDGLKYQRLVEPIWFDKIMKRRESISWDEAYDKLYVVLNESTAIVSAIVGHYSDVESIFAIKELFSHKKNWFFDCREEGSILDPSFGRASYVFNTTIQNIEDSDECLLIGTNPRLEAAILNARLRKALIHNQLKISVLGNRFEANYPYTYLGCESALLKAIYEGKHEYARRLSHAKKPMLILGSNILKHQYDGQAILYYSYKIAEKYGLIRDDWNGFNVLNTKPSRVGALDLDFTANFRGRFSDIGEMESDVDVMLRKSNVLLLFGADDINIDAISDDVFVVYIGHHADKVIRRADLVLPSPAYSEKDAMYLNLEGRLQHTCQAVPPLGVSKQEWMIVTEIAQRLKIELNFHSLEDVRAKISMKSDFLRPENMCNVLERRDIAIPKFTNFRKKELIYQVSDFYTGDQISNNSLIMIEHSNSLRNK; translated from the coding sequence GTGTCAATAAAAGTTTATATAAATGATAGATTATACGAGTTTGGAGATGCCATTACCATTATGCAAGCATGTGAGGTAGTCGGTATAAAAATACCAAAATTTTGTTACCATAAAAGACTCAGTATTGCTGGAAATTGTAGAATGTGTCTCGTGCAAATTGAAGATAATCAAAAACTTGTAGCAAGTTGTGTTCAAGTTATAAGTGATGATATGCATATATATACTAATACAAAACTTGTAAATCAGGCTAGAGCTGGTGTTTTAGAATTTTTTCTAATTAATCATCCATTAGATTGTCCGATATGTGATAAGGGCGGAGAATGTGATTTACAAGATCAAGTGTTTCGGTATGGCAAATGTAGCTCGAGATATAAAGAAGAAAAAAGAGCGGTACAACATAAGGATTTTGGTTCTTTCATAGAAACTCACATGACGAGATGTATACACTGCATGAGATGTGTGAGATTTCTGGATGAGGTAGCTGGAACAGGTGAACTTGTAGCTCTAGGTAAAGGAGAAGATATGCGTATCGATGTGCATACGGTTTCTAATGCAATATGTAAAGGCATTACATCTGAACTTTCAGGCAATATTATCGATTTATGTCCCGTAGGAGCACTAAATTCCGCGCCTTATGCGTATACTGCAAGACCATGGGAACTTACAAAAATTCCCTCTATCGATCTTTCTGATGCGGTATGTTCTAATACTGTACTTCATGTAAGAGGGCATCAAGTAATGCGAGTATTACCACGTGAGTGCGACTATATTAACGAAGAGTGGCTCTCAGATAAAGCTAGATTTAATTATGATGGTTTAAAATATCAAAGATTAGTAGAGCCAATATGGTTTGATAAAATTATGAAACGCAGGGAGTCTATTTCATGGGATGAAGCATATGATAAATTATATGTAGTGTTAAATGAATCTACAGCTATAGTTTCTGCTATAGTGGGTCATTATTCTGATGTGGAAAGCATTTTTGCGATAAAGGAGTTATTTAGTCATAAAAAAAATTGGTTTTTTGACTGTAGAGAAGAAGGAAGCATCTTAGATCCATCATTTGGGCGAGCAAGTTATGTATTTAATACTACAATCCAAAACATAGAAGATAGTGACGAATGTTTGCTAATTGGCACAAATCCAAGACTTGAAGCTGCTATTTTGAATGCTAGACTCAGAAAAGCATTAATTCATAATCAGCTCAAAATATCAGTTCTAGGTAATAGATTTGAGGCAAATTATCCATATACCTATCTAGGGTGTGAAAGCGCTCTATTGAAAGCGATATATGAAGGGAAGCATGAATATGCGAGGCGGTTGTCACACGCTAAAAAACCCATGTTAATATTGGGTAGTAACATATTAAAGCATCAGTATGATGGCCAAGCTATTTTGTACTACTCATATAAGATCGCAGAAAAGTATGGTCTTATAAGAGACGATTGGAATGGATTTAATGTGCTCAATACAAAGCCTTCGAGAGTTGGAGCATTAGATTTGGATTTTACAGCGAATTTTAGAGGAAGATTTTCAGATATTGGTGAAATGGAAAGTGATGTAGATGTAATGTTGCGAAAGTCTAATGTGCTTTTGCTATTTGGTGCAGATGACATAAATATCGATGCAATTAGTGATGATGTGTTTGTGGTGTATATTGGTCATCATGCAGATAAAGTTATCCGTAGAGCTGATTTAGTATTGCCTTCTCCTGCATATTCAGAGAAAGATGCAATGTACTTAAATCTTGAAGGGCGTCTACAGCATACTTGTCAAGCTGTACCTCCACTTGGAGTATCTAAGCAAGAGTGGATGATAGTCACGGAAATTGCTCAAAGATTAAAAATAGAGTTGAATTTTCATTCACTAGAGGATGTACGTGCTAAGATATCAATGAAAAGTGATTTTTTAAGACCGGAGAATATGTGCAATGTACTGGAGAGAAGAGATATTGCTATTCCTAAATTCACTAATTTTAGGAAGAAAGAGCTTATATACCAAGTGAGTGATTTTTATACGGGAGATCAAATATCTAACAATTCTTTAATAATGATAGAGCATTCTAATAGTCTGAGAAATAAGTGA
- a CDS encoding GNAT family protein, whose product MKKQNIFAEFPNIEMGELVLRELSTSDYKRYYEIYTDPRVAIRLSDEDIPKTERDAMLSVIYWRDLFRRSLSFFWGIALKETDSLIGTIGFFDYNAYNRKAEICYDLDPNYWRCGIMRRALIEVLNFGFGVVDLYRVSAKTLHDNQPSLNLLYDVGFQEEGIMRGYRFIRGEFPDIKALSLLPHEFRYKRK is encoded by the coding sequence GTGAAGAAACAAAATATCTTTGCAGAATTTCCTAATATAGAAATGGGAGAGCTTGTGTTACGCGAATTATCTACATCTGATTATAAGCGCTATTATGAAATATATACAGATCCAAGAGTAGCTATAAGACTTTCTGATGAGGATATACCAAAAACTGAGAGAGATGCGATGCTAAGTGTGATATACTGGAGAGATCTATTTCGTAGATCGCTTTCGTTTTTTTGGGGAATTGCTCTAAAAGAGACAGATAGTTTGATAGGTACAATAGGTTTTTTTGATTACAATGCCTATAATAGAAAAGCTGAAATTTGTTATGATTTAGATCCAAATTATTGGAGATGTGGTATTATGAGGCGAGCTCTTATAGAAGTGTTGAATTTTGGTTTTGGTGTGGTGGATTTGTATAGAGTATCAGCAAAAACACTTCATGATAATCAACCATCCTTAAATCTATTATATGATGTTGGTTTTCAAGAAGAGGGTATAATGCGTGGATATCGGTTTATAAGAGGTGAATTTCCCGATATCAAAGCACTTTCATTATTGCCTCATGAATTTCGATATAAAAGAAAATGA